The following proteins come from a genomic window of Sphingosinicella flava:
- a CDS encoding YerC/YecD family TrpR-related protein, which translates to MIERCNTPEAQPPADAAISGDRMEDLYRALLTPRDTKEMAALLADLCTPAEVKALAERWQVARLLDGTDISYRDIHDITGVSTTTIVRVARFLRQEPHLGYRTALDRLAK; encoded by the coding sequence ATGATAGAACGATGTAACACGCCCGAAGCCCAGCCCCCGGCCGATGCGGCCATATCCGGGGACCGGATGGAGGATCTTTACCGGGCGCTTTTGACGCCGCGCGACACGAAGGAAATGGCGGCCCTGCTCGCCGATCTCTGCACGCCGGCGGAGGTCAAGGCCCTGGCGGAGCGGTGGCAGGTGGCGCGGCTGCTCGACGGGACGGACATTTCCTATCGCGACATTCACGACATCACGGGCGTCAGCACCACGACGATCGTCCGGGTCGCGCGCTTCCTGCGGCAGGAGCCGCATCTCGGCTATCGCACCGCGCTCGACCGGCTGGCGAAATAG